The Gymnodinialimonas sp. 57CJ19 genome includes a window with the following:
- a CDS encoding RNA polymerase sigma factor: protein MTTADTQLGALDDGALMVLFANGDPQAARLLSERLLPRAYRHAVRVLGHASDAEDVAQEAMLRLWRAAADWRTDGTAKPSTWLHKVVANLCVDRLRRSGRSVELGDDDFADDSPSADARLQDQRRMVALDAALAELPERQRQAVVLRHIEGLSNPEIAAVLEIGVEAVESLTARGKRALKAALEGKKEALGYDG from the coding sequence ATGACCACGGCCGACACACAGCTTGGCGCGTTGGATGATGGGGCTTTGATGGTCCTGTTCGCCAATGGCGACCCACAGGCCGCGCGTCTGTTGAGCGAGCGTCTGCTGCCGCGTGCGTATCGCCATGCGGTGCGGGTGTTGGGCCATGCGTCGGATGCCGAAGACGTGGCGCAAGAAGCCATGCTACGCCTGTGGCGCGCGGCGGCGGACTGGCGCACGGACGGGACGGCCAAGCCCTCGACTTGGTTGCATAAGGTGGTGGCCAATCTGTGTGTGGATCGGCTGCGCCGGTCCGGGCGCTCGGTTGAATTGGGTGACGATGATTTTGCAGATGACAGCCCCAGCGCGGATGCCCGCCTGCAAGACCAACGCCGCATGGTGGCCCTGGATGCCGCGCTGGCCGAATTGCCTGAACGGCAGCGGCAGGCAGTGGTCTTGCGCCACATTGAAGGCTTGTCGAACCCCGAAATTGCGGCGGTTCTGGAGATTGGCGTGGAGGCTGTCGAAAGCCTGACAGCACGCGGAAAAAGGGCGCTGAAGGCGGCGCTGGAAGGTAAGAAGGAGGCCTTGGGATATGACGGATGA
- a CDS encoding periplasmic heavy metal sensor: MSEGNEPRSPKWVKVVLVISLAVNLAVAGLVFGAFARGDGMRDRVEHSMALRSLGLGPFSRALSPQDRDELRGRVTRNGVELREERRAVGRELRQIEQALRVEPFDRAGVEAALTRSRNLVVALQEVGHTALLDQIETMSFEDRIALADSLDEVTRRNRRP; the protein is encoded by the coding sequence ATGTCTGAGGGCAATGAACCGCGAAGCCCGAAGTGGGTGAAGGTGGTGCTGGTGATCTCGTTGGCGGTGAACCTTGCAGTGGCCGGATTGGTGTTTGGCGCCTTCGCGCGCGGCGACGGAATGAGAGATCGGGTGGAACACTCCATGGCGCTGCGGTCCTTGGGGCTGGGGCCGTTCTCTCGGGCCTTGTCGCCTCAGGATCGTGACGAACTGCGCGGACGGGTTACCCGAAACGGGGTGGAACTGCGCGAAGAACGCCGCGCAGTGGGCCGTGAGTTGCGCCAGATCGAGCAGGCGTTGCGGGTGGAGCCGTTCGACCGAGCCGGTGTGGAAGCGGCGTTAACGCGGTCCCGCAACCTCGTGGTCGCTTTGCAAGAAGTTGGCCACACGGCCCTGCTGGATCAGATCGAAACGATGAGTTTCGAAGACCGTATTGCGCTTGCCGATAGTTTGGATGAGGTCACGCGCCGCAACCGCCGTCCGTAA
- a CDS encoding diguanylate cyclase: protein MAGRILVVDDVATNRIVMKVKLTAACYTVEQAENGTEALKAARSLKPDLILLDVMMPDMSGLDVCRALKKDPETADIPVVLITALTDRSAKMDGLEAGADDFLTKPVEEVTLLARVRSLLRTSDSVKELRGRGDTVSAFGFAEAALGFEGKTHPGRVALVAPGPRGAVLWKAAIDARTGTNVEIISKDNALSQNAQDANTPDVFVISVDLSQRNEGLRLLSDLRSRPGTRHAACVMILPKGDSERAAIALDLGASDVLHDPFDAEELAIRISAQLDRKRQFDRMREGVRASIEASITDPLTGLYNRRFALHRMEQMIARPGAGLAVMMIDLDYFKSVNDTFGHAAGDTVLQEVATRLRGQLQANDLLARIGGEEFLVALTGASVHTAKQCAERLRSCIGGTSFDLGGDTFPIRVTASVGLALPEGLEDISSITPEALIHKADTALYGAKAHGRNQVSHICGAAA, encoded by the coding sequence ATGGCGGGACGGATACTTGTCGTTGACGATGTTGCGACCAATCGGATCGTGATGAAAGTCAAACTGACGGCCGCGTGTTACACCGTTGAGCAGGCAGAGAACGGGACGGAGGCCCTGAAGGCCGCTCGGAGCTTGAAACCGGACCTTATTTTGCTGGACGTCATGATGCCTGACATGAGCGGGTTGGACGTGTGCCGGGCCCTCAAGAAAGACCCTGAAACCGCCGATATTCCCGTTGTGTTGATCACCGCCCTCACGGATCGCTCTGCCAAGATGGATGGGCTGGAGGCCGGTGCGGACGATTTTCTGACCAAACCGGTGGAGGAAGTCACGCTTCTCGCACGGGTGCGGTCGCTGCTGCGGACCAGTGATTCTGTAAAAGAACTGCGCGGGCGTGGCGACACGGTGTCGGCCTTTGGGTTCGCCGAGGCCGCGCTTGGGTTCGAGGGGAAAACCCACCCCGGTCGCGTCGCTCTGGTGGCCCCCGGCCCCCGTGGCGCGGTCCTGTGGAAAGCCGCCATTGATGCCCGCACCGGAACCAATGTGGAGATCATCTCCAAGGACAACGCCCTCTCCCAAAATGCGCAGGACGCAAACACGCCGGACGTTTTTGTGATCTCGGTCGATTTAAGCCAGCGCAACGAAGGGTTGCGCCTGCTGTCCGACCTGCGATCTCGCCCCGGCACACGCCACGCCGCCTGCGTTATGATTCTGCCAAAAGGCGATAGCGAACGAGCCGCAATCGCGTTGGACCTAGGGGCCAGTGACGTGCTGCACGACCCGTTCGACGCAGAAGAACTGGCGATCCGAATTTCAGCGCAACTGGACCGCAAACGTCAATTCGACCGGATGCGCGAAGGTGTCCGCGCGAGTATCGAAGCCTCCATCACCGATCCCCTGACCGGGCTATATAACCGTCGCTTCGCCCTTCACCGCATGGAACAAATGATCGCCCGGCCCGGCGCGGGACTGGCCGTCATGATGATAGATCTGGACTACTTCAAAAGCGTTAACGACACCTTTGGCCATGCTGCCGGTGACACGGTGCTGCAAGAGGTTGCGACCCGTTTGCGGGGGCAACTTCAGGCCAACGATCTCTTGGCCCGCATCGGAGGGGAAGAGTTTTTGGTCGCCCTGACCGGGGCCAGTGTGCACACCGCCAAGCAATGTGCCGAAAGGTTGCGGTCGTGCATCGGCGGGACTAGCTTTGATCTGGGGGGTGACACCTTCCCCATTCGGGTGACAGCAAGCGTCGGTCTGGCTCTGCCAGAGGGGTTGGAAGATATCTCATCCATCACGCCAGAGGCATTGATCCACAAGGCCGATACCGCCCTTTACGGCGCCAAGGCCCATGGACGTAATCAAGTTAGCCATATCTGCGGGGCCGCGGCCTAA
- a CDS encoding DUF3572 domain-containing protein, whose product MQQETAETKALALLAWLAGQDEILPVFMGATGVGEDDLRARAAEPEFLASLMDFLLMDDNWVIQGAEGTGIAAQEFVLIRAALPGGEQVNWT is encoded by the coding sequence ATGCAGCAAGAAACCGCCGAAACAAAGGCGCTGGCGTTGCTGGCATGGCTGGCAGGGCAGGATGAAATCCTACCGGTCTTCATGGGGGCCACCGGCGTCGGAGAGGACGATCTCCGCGCCCGTGCCGCAGAGCCGGAGTTCCTTGCCTCGCTCATGGACTTTCTGCTGATGGACGACAATTGGGTGATCCAAGGGGCCGAGGGTACAGGCATCGCGGCCCAGGAATTCGTGCTGATCCGCGCCGCCTTGCCCGGCGGAGAGCAGGTGAACTGGACATGA
- a CDS encoding HAD family hydrolase: MTLRIQGIVFDKDGVLFDFQKTWGAWAHRMIEALAQGDEALAQTLADALAYDRPTRTFRPESFVIAGPAHEVSRVIADHLPDRNFSEIHEFLVTQAAQTPLAPAVPLRPTLMNLKSRGLRLGVATNDAERAAKAQLASENTLDVFDLVCGFDSGFGAKPDPGMCLAFADATGLASDALVMVGDSTHDMDAGRAAGFTCVAVLTGVATADDLAPHADVVLPDIAALGGWLDTL, encoded by the coding sequence ATGACGTTGCGCATCCAGGGAATTGTCTTCGACAAAGACGGCGTGCTGTTCGACTTCCAAAAGACTTGGGGCGCGTGGGCGCACCGGATGATTGAGGCGTTGGCGCAGGGGGACGAGGCGCTGGCGCAAACCCTGGCCGATGCGCTCGCCTACGACCGCCCTACACGTACTTTTCGCCCCGAAAGCTTCGTGATCGCAGGTCCGGCCCACGAAGTGTCTCGCGTGATTGCCGATCATTTACCCGATCGTAACTTCTCTGAGATACACGAGTTTCTAGTGACCCAAGCCGCGCAGACGCCCCTTGCCCCGGCGGTGCCGCTGCGGCCCACGTTGATGAACCTCAAGTCGCGGGGGTTACGCCTTGGGGTGGCGACCAATGATGCAGAGCGGGCTGCAAAGGCGCAATTGGCCTCGGAAAACACGCTGGACGTGTTCGATCTGGTGTGCGGTTTCGATAGTGGCTTTGGCGCGAAGCCAGACCCGGGCATGTGTTTGGCTTTTGCCGATGCCACGGGTCTCGCCTCCGATGCGCTGGTGATGGTGGGCGATAGCACCCACGACATGGACGCGGGCCGGGCGGCCGGGTTCACCTGCGTCGCGGTTCTGACCGGGGTGGCGACAGCCGATGATCTGGCGCCCCACGCCGATGTCGTCCTGCCCGATATCGCCGCTCTGGGGGGGTGGCTCGATACGCTCTGA